From a region of the Sesamum indicum cultivar Zhongzhi No. 13 linkage group LG3, S_indicum_v1.0, whole genome shotgun sequence genome:
- the LOC105158061 gene encoding exonuclease 1 isoform X3, translated as MGINNLLKFMKPYVERVHIKKYAGRRVGIDAYSWLHKGAYSCSMELCLDLEGDKKYQFLKYFMHRINMLRHYEITPVVVFDGGNIPCKATTEDERNRRRKANRDMAMEKLKDGDANTASELFQRAVSVTPLMAHQLIQTLRSENIEFVVAPYEADAQLAYLAGLEAEEGGVVAVISEDSDLLAYGCPAIVFKMDRYGNGEEIMLNKVFDAVGHVPSFKNFDRELFTGMCVMAGCDFLPSVPGIGIAKAYNLVAKYRNLARVLSVLKFEKGKLMPEDYETAFKEAVAVFQHARVFKAAETPKTSSSRAFAVSK; from the exons ATGGGCATCAATAATCTTCTGAAATTCATGAAGCCCTATGTTGAACGCGTCCACATCAAGAAATATGCTGGGAGACGT GTGGGAATTGATGCATATTCATGGCTGCATAAAGGAG CCTATTCGTGTAGTATGGAGCTATGCTTGGATTTGGAAGGGGATAAGAAATACCAGTTCTTAAAGTATTTTATGCATAGAATTAATATGCTTCGACACTATGAGATTACTCCTGTAGTTGTTTTTGATGGTGGGAACATCCCATGTAAGGCCACTACTGAAGATGAGAGGAACAG GCGACGAAAGGCTAATCGAGATATGGCAATGGAAAAGCTGAAGGATGGTGACGCTAATACAGCCTCTGAGCTTTTCCAG AGAGCTGTGAGTGTCACCCCACTGATGGCACACCAATTGATTCAG ACTTTGAGATCAGAAAATATTGAGTTTGTCGTAGCTCCATACGAGGCAGATGCACAATTGGCATATCTTGCAGGTCTTGAGGCTGAAGAAGGTGGAGTTGTCGCGGTCATTTCAGAGGATAGCGATTTACTAGCATATGGTTGCCCTGCT ATAGTCTTTAAGATGGATCGCTATGGCAATGGTGAAGAGATAATGCTGAACAAGGTTTTTGATGCTGTTGGTCATGTACCATCCTTCAAAAATTTTGACAGAGAATTATTTACAG GTATGTGTGTCATGGCAGGCTGTGATTTCCTTCCATCTGTACCTGGCATTGGAATTGCAAAAGCTTACAATTTGGTTGCCAAGTATCGGAATTTAGCCCGT GTTCTTTCAGTTTTAAAGTTTGAGAAGGGAAAACTAATGCCTGAAGATTACGAAACAGCTTTCAAAGAAGCAGTTGCAGTCTTCCAACACGCCCGAGT TTTCAAAGCAGCTGAAACCCCTAAAACCTCTTCCAGCAGAGCTTTTGCAGTATCAAAATGA
- the LOC105158061 gene encoding exonuclease 1 isoform X2 yields the protein MELCLDLEGDKKYQFLKYFMHRINMLRHYEITPVVVFDGGNIPCKATTEDERNRRRKANRDMAMEKLKDGDANTASELFQRAVSVTPLMAHQLIQTLRSENIEFVVAPYEADAQLAYLAGLEAEEGGVVAVISEDSDLLAYGCPAIVFKMDRYGNGEEIMLNKVFDAVGHVPSFKNFDRELFTGMCVMAGCDFLPSVPGIGIAKAYNLVAKYRNLARVLSVLKFEKGKLMPEDYETAFKEAVAVFQHARVYDIVSKQLKPLKPLPAELLQYQNEELDFLGPDLKPSLAIAIAEGNLDPCTMHAFDYFPQPGHHSANILLGQEEPTESTEEGCFTTLSFHKTHRKRIRGDTPLDSVTNSLEERKPKVITQEVLHASEALALEKLAFPLREEASKRNQDVSLGCPLNIPNNNPFKKWKQNEVQQNQTVPVDEQASEVTDTENLMTSCMTPVSQESVDSKPDKSVYSKSRRKSEQSLKQNRCNHVQSKKSSILNFFSRV from the exons ATGGAGCTATGCTTGGATTTGGAAGGGGATAAGAAATACCAGTTCTTAAAGTATTTTATGCATAGAATTAATATGCTTCGACACTATGAGATTACTCCTGTAGTTGTTTTTGATGGTGGGAACATCCCATGTAAGGCCACTACTGAAGATGAGAGGAACAG GCGACGAAAGGCTAATCGAGATATGGCAATGGAAAAGCTGAAGGATGGTGACGCTAATACAGCCTCTGAGCTTTTCCAG AGAGCTGTGAGTGTCACCCCACTGATGGCACACCAATTGATTCAG ACTTTGAGATCAGAAAATATTGAGTTTGTCGTAGCTCCATACGAGGCAGATGCACAATTGGCATATCTTGCAGGTCTTGAGGCTGAAGAAGGTGGAGTTGTCGCGGTCATTTCAGAGGATAGCGATTTACTAGCATATGGTTGCCCTGCT ATAGTCTTTAAGATGGATCGCTATGGCAATGGTGAAGAGATAATGCTGAACAAGGTTTTTGATGCTGTTGGTCATGTACCATCCTTCAAAAATTTTGACAGAGAATTATTTACAG GTATGTGTGTCATGGCAGGCTGTGATTTCCTTCCATCTGTACCTGGCATTGGAATTGCAAAAGCTTACAATTTGGTTGCCAAGTATCGGAATTTAGCCCGT GTTCTTTCAGTTTTAAAGTTTGAGAAGGGAAAACTAATGCCTGAAGATTACGAAACAGCTTTCAAAGAAGCAGTTGCAGTCTTCCAACACGCCCGAGT GTATGATATAGTTTCAAAGCAGCTGAAACCCCTAAAACCTCTTCCAGCAGAGCTTTTGCAGTATCAAAATGAAGAGCTTGATTTCTTGGGCCC AGATTTAAAGCCTTCGCTAGCAATTGCAATTGCGGAAGGAAATCTAGATCCCTGTACAATGCATGCTTTTGATTACTTCCCTCAACCTGGACATCATTCTGCCAACATACTCTTGGGACAAGAAGAACCCACGGAATCAACGGAAGAAGGATGTTTTACTACACTTTCtttccacaaaacacacagaaaaagaattagag GGGATACACCACTGGATTCAGTGACCAACAGTTTGGAGGAAAGGAAGCCAAAGGTAATCACACAAGAAGTGCTGCATGCAAGTGAAGCTTTAGCACTGGAAAAGTTGGCCTTCCCTTTGAGAGAAGAGGCCTCCAAAAGGAACCAGGATGTCTCTCTTGGATGTCCCTTAAACATTCCTAACAACAACCCCTttaaaaaatggaaacaaaatgAAGTGCAACAGAATCAGACAGTTCCTGTTGATGAACAAGCTTCTGAAGTGACTGATACTGAAAACTTAATGACCTCATGCATGACTCCTGTATCACAGGAAAGTGTGGATTCTAAACCTGACAAGTCTGTTTACTCAAAGAGCAGAAGAAAAAGTGAACAATCATTGAAACAAAATCGATGCAACCATGTACAATCTAAGAAAAGTAGTATATTGAACTTCTTCTCTCGAGTATGA
- the LOC105158061 gene encoding exonuclease 1 isoform X1, whose protein sequence is MGINNLLKFMKPYVERVHIKKYAGRRVGIDAYSWLHKGAYSCSMELCLDLEGDKKYQFLKYFMHRINMLRHYEITPVVVFDGGNIPCKATTEDERNRRRKANRDMAMEKLKDGDANTASELFQRAVSVTPLMAHQLIQTLRSENIEFVVAPYEADAQLAYLAGLEAEEGGVVAVISEDSDLLAYGCPAIVFKMDRYGNGEEIMLNKVFDAVGHVPSFKNFDRELFTGMCVMAGCDFLPSVPGIGIAKAYNLVAKYRNLARVLSVLKFEKGKLMPEDYETAFKEAVAVFQHARVYDIVSKQLKPLKPLPAELLQYQNEELDFLGPDLKPSLAIAIAEGNLDPCTMHAFDYFPQPGHHSANILLGQEEPTESTEEGCFTTLSFHKTHRKRIRGDTPLDSVTNSLEERKPKVITQEVLHASEALALEKLAFPLREEASKRNQDVSLGCPLNIPNNNPFKKWKQNEVQQNQTVPVDEQASEVTDTENLMTSCMTPVSQESVDSKPDKSVYSKSRRKSEQSLKQNRCNHVQSKKSSILNFFSRV, encoded by the exons ATGGGCATCAATAATCTTCTGAAATTCATGAAGCCCTATGTTGAACGCGTCCACATCAAGAAATATGCTGGGAGACGT GTGGGAATTGATGCATATTCATGGCTGCATAAAGGAG CCTATTCGTGTAGTATGGAGCTATGCTTGGATTTGGAAGGGGATAAGAAATACCAGTTCTTAAAGTATTTTATGCATAGAATTAATATGCTTCGACACTATGAGATTACTCCTGTAGTTGTTTTTGATGGTGGGAACATCCCATGTAAGGCCACTACTGAAGATGAGAGGAACAG GCGACGAAAGGCTAATCGAGATATGGCAATGGAAAAGCTGAAGGATGGTGACGCTAATACAGCCTCTGAGCTTTTCCAG AGAGCTGTGAGTGTCACCCCACTGATGGCACACCAATTGATTCAG ACTTTGAGATCAGAAAATATTGAGTTTGTCGTAGCTCCATACGAGGCAGATGCACAATTGGCATATCTTGCAGGTCTTGAGGCTGAAGAAGGTGGAGTTGTCGCGGTCATTTCAGAGGATAGCGATTTACTAGCATATGGTTGCCCTGCT ATAGTCTTTAAGATGGATCGCTATGGCAATGGTGAAGAGATAATGCTGAACAAGGTTTTTGATGCTGTTGGTCATGTACCATCCTTCAAAAATTTTGACAGAGAATTATTTACAG GTATGTGTGTCATGGCAGGCTGTGATTTCCTTCCATCTGTACCTGGCATTGGAATTGCAAAAGCTTACAATTTGGTTGCCAAGTATCGGAATTTAGCCCGT GTTCTTTCAGTTTTAAAGTTTGAGAAGGGAAAACTAATGCCTGAAGATTACGAAACAGCTTTCAAAGAAGCAGTTGCAGTCTTCCAACACGCCCGAGT GTATGATATAGTTTCAAAGCAGCTGAAACCCCTAAAACCTCTTCCAGCAGAGCTTTTGCAGTATCAAAATGAAGAGCTTGATTTCTTGGGCCC AGATTTAAAGCCTTCGCTAGCAATTGCAATTGCGGAAGGAAATCTAGATCCCTGTACAATGCATGCTTTTGATTACTTCCCTCAACCTGGACATCATTCTGCCAACATACTCTTGGGACAAGAAGAACCCACGGAATCAACGGAAGAAGGATGTTTTACTACACTTTCtttccacaaaacacacagaaaaagaattagag GGGATACACCACTGGATTCAGTGACCAACAGTTTGGAGGAAAGGAAGCCAAAGGTAATCACACAAGAAGTGCTGCATGCAAGTGAAGCTTTAGCACTGGAAAAGTTGGCCTTCCCTTTGAGAGAAGAGGCCTCCAAAAGGAACCAGGATGTCTCTCTTGGATGTCCCTTAAACATTCCTAACAACAACCCCTttaaaaaatggaaacaaaatgAAGTGCAACAGAATCAGACAGTTCCTGTTGATGAACAAGCTTCTGAAGTGACTGATACTGAAAACTTAATGACCTCATGCATGACTCCTGTATCACAGGAAAGTGTGGATTCTAAACCTGACAAGTCTGTTTACTCAAAGAGCAGAAGAAAAAGTGAACAATCATTGAAACAAAATCGATGCAACCATGTACAATCTAAGAAAAGTAGTATATTGAACTTCTTCTCTCGAGTATGA